In Bombina bombina isolate aBomBom1 chromosome 6, aBomBom1.pri, whole genome shotgun sequence, a single genomic region encodes these proteins:
- the TMEM229A gene encoding transmembrane protein 229A, with product MGRSQGSWRRQVVKTRLKPLSAGSFSTSQPLPAWMRLYFYGMHGLTLDVLSSCARHFYRSQDYSLLGFSSPYRCFLHALAHFALEKIYLQRKSFSESPLAFHFVFYPSVFMGLQILIRKTLLHCCPQEPGLSAAELGLQYVLAVYYSQGFFRIFLRLHYHSCEGLQGANYNVTNGIVAQNNLPILLRFIFYGMHGFLDEVFFTSIFNLLEKPEKSMIGHTSLWSFLMYGSCSLIVERLYFYLCYSKGWGAWKRLPVYILFVYTWEFSWGLGLRICNACSWDYSHYPLNFMGLVTLMYLPGWVFLSFYQDQLSKVLMRIYYT from the coding sequence ATGGGTAGGAGCCAAGGTTCCTGGAGGAGGCAGGTGGTCAAAACCAGACTCAAGCCTCTGTCAGCTGGCAGCTTCTCCACCTCACAGCCCCTGCCTGCATGGATGCGGTTGTATTTTTATGGTATGCATGGCCTGACTCTTGATGTGCTTAGCTCTTGTGCCCGACACTTCTACCGCAGCCAGGACTATAGCTTGCTGGGCTTTTCTTCACCTTACAGATGCTTCCTGCATGCCCTTGCCCACTTTGCCCTGGAGAAGATATACCTTCAAAGAAAGAGCTTCTCCGAGAGCCCATTGGCTTTCCACTTTGTCTTTTACCCATCTGTGTTCATGGGCCTGCAGATCCTAATCAGAAAGACACTGCTGCATTGTTGCCCCCAGGAGCCAGGGCTCAGTGCTGCAGAATTGGGGCTGCAGTATGTGTTAGCTGTCTATTACTCACAAGGGTTTTTCAGGATCTTTTTGAGGCTGCACTATCATAGCTGTGAGGGACTGCAGGGAGCAAACTATAATGTCACAAATGGAATTGTTGCTCAAAATAATCTCCCCATTCTCCTGCGCTTCATTTTCTATGGCATGCATGGCTTCTTGGATGAGGTTTTCTTTACATCCATCTTTAACCTGCTGGAGAAGCCAGAAAAGAGCATGATTGGACACACTTCCCTGTGGTCCTTTTTAATGTATGGAAGCTGCAGCCTAATAGTGGAGAGACTCTATTTCTACCTGTGTTACTCTAAAGGATGGGGGGCCTGGAAAAGGCTGCCAGTTTACATCCTTTTTGTTTACACATGGGAGTTTTCATGGGGTTTGGGGCTACGCATATGTAATGCCTGCTCTTGGGATTATTCTCACTATCCTCTGAATTTTATGGGACTGGTGACCCTCATGTATTTGCCAGGATGGGTCTTTCTTAGCTTTTATCAGGACCAATTATCTAAGGTGCTGATGCGAATATACTATACATAA